Below is a window of Arabidopsis thaliana chromosome 2, partial sequence DNA.
tttgtcaaGAGGACTAAAGGATACAAACAGAAAGTTCAACCTTTGAGTCTCATTCCTCAACCAaaagtgtcttcttcttcttcttcttctttttctttatcatccATCTCCAAATCTTTGACTCCTAGTCAAGCTATACGCGAGAAGAAATGTGTTGCAAGTGAACTCGGTGAGGACATGATTGATGATACATcttattctttcttcaaaacgagaagaaaatcaaaacatctTTAAAAGTTGCacatctttgttttattttgaagagaGGAATAAGGAAAAACACAAGAATCATGGTTTTGAAGAACAATCTGGATCGAAATCTAACATAAGGTCATCGTATTCAAGTTACGCAGTCAAGGACTTGACATCATCCTACTCTGGTCTGAGGTTACCACTTCCAAAGATGGGATTTTTCGACTCGGTATGCTTCCTAAGAAATTCGTTTTATTGAACCTAGCAAATATCTTGTAATGTAAGATTCctgagatgatgaagaaaaaacaaacttttgttACAGCAGGAGAacggagagaaagaaaacagagaaccaaATGCTCTTGAagcaaacagaagaagaagacacaaatCCAAACTTGAGACTTCTTCTACACCAGAAAACCGCAGCATTCTGGGACAACGCAAAACACGAAAGTGAAACGGGCaatgatatatatgtcttGGGTGCGTTACAAGGCATCGTTTGCATGTTGAGTTGGATAAGTCAActgtcttcttttcttttggttgtaGTAGCTgccttttttttcctttgttgcTTTAAGAAATAGCccgaaaaaaagaatgttctACATTTCGGAGCAGAAAACTAACCGAATGAGTTTTTGGTCGGATCATCGGATCGATCAGATATATTTTGAGTTACGAACTGTTATAAAAAAAGCCATAATTTTGTGTTGAGTTTGCAAAATACCTTATAACTTGTTATTTGAGATTGCACctccatatatattaattcGTAAGAGTATTTATTAAGTAAGCTTTAGTATAAatccttttttcctttaaagTAAGTTAATGTTCTACTAAATAATAGTAAAGTTGAAGAACCGCTCCGTTTTACACCATGCACGTGTTatcta
It encodes the following:
- a CDS encoding uncharacterized protein (unknown protein; FUNCTIONS IN: molecular_function unknown; INVOLVED IN: biological_process unknown; LOCATED IN: cellular_component unknown.), translated to MAHKESKWNHRKSLAWDTAFSTNPGVLDPEELFGSLKIDENEIEVEVNHNHTLPSKTDARPSFAWDNAFFTDPGVLDAEELCLVNNGFTSNTQLRKSADTTTTQGSRFSVASIEFDLFHDLRASLRNSPNVKQTVTQETHRKLPDGIKRTKGYKQKVQPLSLIPQPKVSSSSSSSFSLSSISKSLTPSQAIREKKCVASELERNKEKHKNHGFEEQSGSKSNIRSSYSSYAVKDLTSSYSGLRLPLPKMGFFDSQTEEEDTNPNLRLLLHQKTAAFWDNAKHESETGNDIYVLEIARKKECSTFRSRKLTE
- a CDS encoding uncharacterized protein (unknown protein; Has 58 Blast hits to 54 proteins in 15 species: Archae - 0; Bacteria - 0; Metazoa - 6; Fungi - 0; Plants - 46; Viruses - 0; Other Eukaryotes - 6 (source: NCBI BLink).) produces the protein MAHKESKWNHRKSLAWDTAFSTNPGVLDPEELFGSLKIDENEIEVEVNHNHTLPSKTDARPSFAWDNAFFTDPGVLDAEELCLVNNGFTSNTQLRKSADTTTTQGSRFSVASIEFDLFHDLRASLRNSPNVKQTVTQETHRKLPDGIKRTKGYKQKVQPLSLIPQPKVSSSSSSSFSLSSISKSLTPSQAIREKKCVASELERNKEKHKNHGFEEQSGSKSNIRSSYSSYAVKDLTSSYSGLRLPLPKMGFFDSENGEKENREPNALEANRRRRHKSKLETSSTPENRSILGQRKTRK